Proteins encoded in a region of the Megalops cyprinoides isolate fMegCyp1 chromosome 3, fMegCyp1.pri, whole genome shotgun sequence genome:
- the im:7138535 gene encoding protein FAM98A: protein MARDSRTVSSLIALGYPGSACLKKCDCDELPCPLLSWLVSELRTVCPAVQEGERKDPAVSAVLVGELRALLKELRCPCAALTTETLTAALLNRLTEFLVSELQAARILLYRELHPEDRAKGGDTEKEQRESGDRGVDLVEENQERGGYGGVGDREGERDKTKEITQLLQALDLDPSSQLTDIYTEVESRLALLPGGAMPEPLLERALNAEQWRCLQQINQALAQDYECRRNMMIKRFQVTLQSFTWGEKGQERSAVLASMPPLSPLTLSSHVSLSLLLAARQDQSRILPVRAGPSTAIHKVMMGGVPDRGGRPGEIEPPMPMWERRREGGGRGGRDRGRQQRGNHSGRKKKNKKKE, encoded by the exons ATGGCAAGGGATTCAAGAACGGTGTCCTCCCTCATTGCTCTCGG GTACCCTGGCAGTGCATGTTTGAAGAAATGTGACTGTGATGAGCTTCCGTGTCCGCTCCTCTCCTGGCTGGTCTCCGAGTTGAGGACAGTATGTCCAGCGGTGCAGGAAGGCGAAAGAAAAG ACCCTGCGGTGAGTGCTGTCCTGGTGGGAGAGCTGAGAGCGCTGCTGAAGGAGCTGCGCTGTCCCTGCGCGGCCCTTACTACAGAGACACTGACTGCTGCGCTCCTCAACAGGctcacag AGTTCTTGGTGTCAGAACTGCAGGCAGCGAGGatactgctgtacagagagcTCCACCCAGAGGACAGAGCAAAGGGAGGTGACACtgaaaaagagcagagagagtcagGGGACAGGGGAGTGGACCTGGTGGAGGAAAATCAAGAAAGAGGAGGATATGGAGGGGTtggggatagagagggagagcgagataAAACAAAAGAGATAACACAACTCCTCCAGGCCTTGGATCTGGACCCTTCCTCTCAGCTAACCGACATATATACAGAG GTGGAGTCACGCCTTGCCTTGCTGCCAGGGGGCGCCATGCCGGAGCCTTTGCTGGAGAGGGCGCTAAACGCAGAGCAGTGG CGGTGCCTCCAGCAGATCAATCAGGCTCTCGCCCAGGACTACGAGTGTCGACGGAACATGATGATCAAGCGTTTCCAGGTCACGCTCCAGTCCTTCACCTGGGGTGAAAAGGGACAG gaacGCAGTGCAGTGCTGGCCTCCATGCCTCCCTtgtctcccctcactctctcctcccacgtttctctgtctctcctgctggcGGCCAGACAGGACCAGTCACGAATCCTCCCTGTCAGAGCTGGGCCCAGCACTGCCATtcacaag GTTATGATGGGTGGGGTCCCGGACAGAGGGGGGAGACCTGGAGAAATAGAGCCCCCCATGCCCATGTGGGAGCGTCGtagggaggggggtggcaggggCGGCCGGGATCGGGGCAGACAGCAGCGTGGAAACCACTCggggaggaagaagaagaacaagaagaaagAATGA
- the LOC118774195 gene encoding mucin-5AC-like — translation MPFLWSTQDNHPDSIPPRIRTALRKPASSPSVSGMSSEVSLCLAAPASTPLRPCVTLETGKDRTVEAPEVSPICTPSSLPPTSIAPVDEAGPSDVSDKTTPCGAAAPASTATFTFKIPEEKQEGTATLSTSLIIGDKEAEKTFPALDISLSTDDPHNDKPGDKTHEADTPKASFTFGAITTDGDMTEPTFEFNTGPSFTFSMTTIPSQCGTNSISSFAPVPASVPSTTVCENLSGHSVSTKPVTAKDSILKLSHASNLQTLNPQISTTASSNAQNSTSGSAGTSKCEESTSSSSISAEPRPDCGHGEKQIAEVLEVSPTCTPSSLPPTSIAPVDEAGPSDVSDKTTPCGAAAPASTATSTFEIPEKQEATTTLSTSLISGDKKAEKTSPALDISLSTDDPHNDKPGDKTHEADTPKASFTFGTITADQEASKSTSEDKTEPSFSFSMTTTPSQCGTNSISSFAPVPASVPSTTFVCENLSGHSVSTKPATAKDSILKLPHASNLQTLNPQISTTASSNAQNSTSSSAATPASTATFTFEIPEKQEATTTLSTSLISGDKKAEKTFPALDISLSTADPHNDKPGDKTHEADTPKASFTFGTITAGGDIPKPTFEVKTGPSFSFSMTTTPSQFGASSSSSAPVPTSIPNTTIVSDNPSGQTISTKLMTAKDFEFKLPQDNQGTSKSTSEVQGRPSFSFSMTVTPRQFGNNSSSSASVPASVPSTSFVFGQNAFTKPMTANDFEFKLPQDSKCL, via the exons ATGCCCTTCCTGTGGTCTACACAGGACAACCACCCAGACTCAATCCCACCGAGGATACGCACTGCCCTCAGAAAGCCTGCCTCCAGCCCGTCTGTCTCTGGGATGTCCTCTGAA GTGTCCCTGTGTCTGGCAGCCCCAGCCTCCACACCCCTCAGGCCCTGTGTGACGCTGGAGACCGGCAAAGACAGG ACTGTTGAGGCACCAGAGGTGTCGCCCATctgcaccccctcctctctgccccccaccTCCATTGCACCTGTTGATGAAGCAGGACCCTCTGATGTCAGTGACAAGACCACCCCATGTGGTGCAGCAG cTCCAGCCAGCACTGCCACCTTTACTTTTAAGATAccagaggagaagcaggaagGCACCGccactctctctacctccctcatCATTGGGGACAAGGAGGCAGAGAAGACTTTTCCTGCACTTGATATCTCTCTCAGCACAGACGATCCACACAACGACAAACCTGGAGACAAAACCCATGAAGCCGATACCCCTAAGGCATCTTTCACCTTTGGGGCAATCACCACAG ATGGCGATATGACTGAACCAACTTTTGAGTTCAACACAGGACCATCATTCACTTTTTCTATGACCACTATACCCAGCCAGTGTGGGACCAACAGCATCAGCAGTTTTGCCCCTGTGCCAGCCTCTGTCCCCAGCACAACCGTCTGCGAAAACCTTTCTGGACACAGTGTCTCCACCAAGCCAGTGACAGCCAAGGATTCTATCTTGAAACTGTCACATGCCAGCAACCTTCAGACCCTCAACCCTCAGATCAGCACCACAGCCAGCTCCAATGCTCAGAACTCCACATCCGGCTCTGCAG GAACCTCAAAGTGCGAAGAATcaacctcttcctcctctaTATCTGCTGAACCCAGGCCAGACTGTGGCCATGGAGAGAAGCAG ATTGCTGAGGTGCTGGAAGTGTCACCCACctgcaccccctcctctctgccccccaccTCCATTGCACCTGTTGATGAAGCAGGACCCTCTGATGTCAGTGACAAGACCACCCCCTGTGGTGCAGCAG CTCCAGCCAGCACTGCCACCTCTACCTTTGAGATACCAGAGAAGCAGGAAGCCACCAccactctctctacctccctcatCAGTGGGGACAAGAAGGCAGAGAAGACTTCTCCTGCACTTGATATCTCCCTCAGCACAGACGATCCACACAACGACAAACCTGGAGACAAAACCCATGAAGCCGATACCCCTAAGGCATCTTTTACCTTTGGGACAATCACTGCAG ATCAAGAAGCATCTAAGTCCACTTCTGAGGATAAAACAGAACCATCATTCTCCTTTTCTATGACCACTACACCCAGCCAGTGTGGGACCAACAGCATCAGCAGTTTTGCCCCTGTGCCAGCCTCTGTCCCCAGCACAACCTTCGTCTGCGAAAACCTTTCTGGACACAGTGTCTCCACCAAGCCAGCAACAGCCAAGGATTCTATCTTGAAACTGCCACATGCCAGCAACCTTCAGACCCTCAACCCTCAGATCAGCACCACAGCCAGCTCCAATGCTCAGAACTCCACATCCAGCTCTGCAG CAA CTCCAGCCAGCACTGCCACCTTTACTTTTGAGATACCAGAGAAGCAGGAAGCCACCAccactctctctacctccctcatCAGTGGGGACAAGAAGGCAGAGAAGACTTTTCCTGCACTTGATATCTCCCTCAGCACAGCCGATCCACACAACGACAAACCTGGAGACAAAACCCATGAAGCTGATACCCCTAAGGCATCTTTTACCTTTGGGACAATCACTGCAG GTGGAGATATTCCTAAACCAACTTTTGAGGTCAAGACAGGACCATCGTTCTCCTTTTCTATGACCACTACGCCCAGCCAGTTTGGGGCCAGCAGTAGCAGTTCTGCCCCTGTGCCAACCTCTATCCCCAACACAACCATTGTGAGTGACAACCCTTCTGGACAGACCATCTCCACAAAGTTGATGACAGCCAAGGATTTCGAGTTCAAACTGCCACAGGACA ATCAAGGAACATCTAAGTCCACTTCTGAGGTCCAGGGAAGACCATCATTCTCATTTTCTATGACCGTCACACCCAGGCAGTTtgggaacaacagcagcagttctGCCTCCGTGCCAGCCTCTGTCCCCAGCACAAGCTTTGTGTttggacagaatgccttcacCAAACCAATGACAGCCAATGATTTTGAGTTTAAATTGCCGCAGGACAGTAAGTGCCTATAA